A genomic region of Vitis vinifera cultivar Pinot Noir 40024 chromosome 7, ASM3070453v1 contains the following coding sequences:
- the LOC100250032 gene encoding trihelix transcription factor ENAP2 — protein sequence MATPSPPPPSSSPPNRPKKAQPLPWSHQETTHLIQAYQEKWYSLKRGQLKASQWEEVAVTVAARCNYDEPSKSATQCRHKIEKLRKRYRAEKQRIVIGAAASSSWPYFHLMDSLERGPLPISAQPMSVLKYEKAYPYSHNCKPNDDNVGNDDYSNSSNDEDSGALKTRSRSINYILQRPAVVNRFAVDPKLNWSTEQEETGAVVVEGGKGVVWELAGEMRAFAERFVRMENMKMEMMKETERRRMEMESRRMEMIVESQRKIVETIGRALGSNKKLKMSQEI from the coding sequence ATGGCCACACcgtcaccaccaccaccatcatccTCACCTCCAAACCGGCCCAAGAAAGCTCAACCCCTCCCATGGTCCCACCAAGAAACCACGCACCTCATCCAAGCTTACCAAGAAAAATGGTACTCCCTCAAGCGCGGCCAGCTCAAAGCTTCCCAATGGGAGGAAGTCGCCGTCACCGTCGCCGCCCGATGCAACTACGACGAGCCCTCCAAATCCGCCACCCAGTGCCGCCACAAAATCGAAAAGCTCCGTAAACGCTACCGCGCCGAAAAACAGCGCATCGTCATCGGCGCCGCCGCCTCCTCCTCCTGGCCATACTTCCATCTCATGGACTCCCTCGAACGTGGCCCCCTCCCCATCTCCGCTCAACCCATGTCCGTTCTCAAATACGAAAAAGCATACCCCTACTCTCACAACTGCAAACCCAATGACGATAATGTCGGCAACGACGATTACAGCAATTCTAGCAACGACGAAGATTCTGGGGCTCTCAAAACCAGGTCGCGCAGCATCAATTATATTCTGCAGAGGCCCGCTGTTGTCAACCGGTTTGCAGTAGACCCGAAATTGAACTGGAGTACAGAGCAGGAGGAGACGGGGGCGGTGGTGGTGGAGGGAGGGAAGGGCGTGGTTTGGGAGTTGGCGGGGGAGATGAGGGCTTTTGCGGAGAGGTTTGTGCGGATGGAGAATATGAAGATGGAGATGATGAAGGAAACAGAGAGGCGTAGAATGGAGATGGAGAGCAGGCGAATGGAGATGATTGTGGAGTCGCAGCGGAAGATTGTGGAGACAATTGGGAGGGCCCTGGGGTCTAATAAGAAGTTGAAGATGAGTCAAGAGATATGA